DNA sequence from the Alkalilimnicola ehrlichii MLHE-1 genome:
GGACGTGGATGTGGCGATCGGCGTAAGGCGATTCGGGAGAAAGAAGTTTAATAATAAGCCGCCAACAAAGCTCTTTAACGCCTGGATCGCTGGCTGCGTTTTTATTGGTGGGGCAGACTCTGCCTACTATCAGGTGGGGTCGGCAGGGAAGGACTATTTGATTGCTGCAAACGAACGAGCGTTCACGTATCACCTCAAGGCCCTTTCGCAAAGTCCTCAATTGGGTGATCAAATGATATTGGAGGGTGGCAGGAAAGTGAATCGGTTAGGACTCAGGGAAAGGACGTGCCATCACTGGATGGAGTTGCTTACTAGAGAGATTGGGCCTGAGTTCGAAAGGTGGTCTGAAACCTCCGAGCCATTTCGTCATCTTCAATTGAGAGCTGGCTTGGTGATGGATGGAGGGGTTCGGTTCCGTAATCGCTGTTGGCGGCGGGCGAAGGACTTTTGCAATAGGGCTGCTTTTTGGTCATAAAACATATGAATAGCCCTAGGGCCTGGGGCTCGAGAATGATAATTCGGGGGCAGTGAATGACTATCTACTACGACCATTGTAGAAGTTTCGAAGGTAATAACGCGCCTTTACTGGCATGTGTGACTCCGCTTATACACCCCGATGTGGCCCGGAGTTGGCCATCTGTTTGTGCCCGCCTCCGTGAGACTGCCGCTTCCGTCCTCTCATCTGATAGCCCAGCCACCCCCATTCGAATGTTTGTCGGTTGTAACTACGAAGCGGAGGTGTCAGACCTTCCATCAGGTGTAAAACTTATGCGTTTGCCTCTGCCAGCACCGGACGCGTCAGTTTATGCTAGCACAGGTGATCAGGAGGCAGTGCGACTAGAGTCGGTGAGGTTGGATAAGGGGGAAAAAGTACTGGCAGCAGCCCGCGAAGCCCGTGATGAAGGCGCTGAATACATTATGTTTCTTGATGCTGATGACCTTTTAAGTAATAGAATTATAGGGTGGGTTGCCGCGCATCGTGGGGCCCCGGGTTGGGTGATCGACAAGGGTTGGTTGCACCGGCCTAATAGTCCATTTATATATCAACAAGATAGGTTTAATAGAGTTTGTGGGAGCTGCCACATTGTGAGAACAGATCTGATACCAGGGCTATCTTCTAAAGCGGAGATGACGGAGGATGAGATAAAGAAGTATTTCGGAAGCCACCTACATCTAGCAGACAGGCTATCTTTTGAGGGCCACCATCTAGAAAAGCTTCCTTTCCGTGGTGCTGTCTACCGAGTAGGCCATGGAAATAATATTTCACGCCGTAAACGCGCCATAGAGTTTTGGGCCCTTCGACGGCATCCTAGCCTTTTTCTCAAGAGAGTAGTAGGGTTTCGACGCCTCTCGGCTAAATTAATAGAAGAGTTTTCGGTTCCCCCTATAAGTCGGCATTAGGTTTCTAATTGACATTATATCCATATCGCTGTGCCAGCTTTATTACTTCATCCGGGGGCGGTGTGTATGATGGCGCTCTGTGCGCATAGCCCAGTTTTTTATTAGATTTTGGCCCGGGCTCTATTAAGGTATCCGAGATGCCTAGGTGCTCGATGACTGTTGGCCAGCAAGTGTCCAAGTCTTCTAGGCGAACTCTAAGATACGGAAGTCTGGCAGCGTTTGCATTAACTTCAATAAGCTTGTTCCACTCGGCCCAATACCACCAGAGCCTTTCGGCTTCATGCCGATAGGTCCAACAATTGGTATGGGTTTTTAAGAATGCACGATGTTGAAATACATATCTACAACGCCGGTAAAGCCTCCGAGGGCTAAATCCTAAGTCCTTGATGTAAGTGTATAGGTTTTTCCCATGGGTGGCGTGGACGAGGGGGTTACCACAAAATAATCCAATACGACCAAAAGAAGCCACCACGTCTGCGGGATAACGAACCACATGCAAAACAGGTGTGTTGGCCGGGAGCCGGTTTAGAAAGGGGGCTGCATACCATGAAGATTCTCCGAAGTCCCCTCGCTCTTTTGGTTTAGGGCCAAAAACAGTAAACTGCTCTTCGTGCTTGCACGCGATCCCAGCTGCGTTTAAGCGATCTGAAATGTATTGCGTTCCGGACCGGCCGCAGCCCGTGATCAAGTATCGAATATGAATCAAACCATTGTCCTTTCTTGTCGTGGGCATAGTTGTTGTTTCTGAGCTCGGCATAAGGGTTGTATATTGGGTGGTGCGGTGGCTTTAGGTCTTCCCATGGCTTCCAGTGGCGATGAGCCTGTCTTCCTGTTGCAACTAGCGGAACAAGTAGTGTTGCTGCCAGCAACCAAGTGACGGGTTCACATGGGGTTATCTCATAGAGCGTGCGTGAAATGCTGGGTTTTAAAGAAGTAAGGGTAGCTGTTCGGCCGAAGTTTGCATGTCTGGTCGGATGCCTTTGCGAAGTCTGAACTATGATTCTGTAAGTTAAGGTCCACGCTAGCCAGACTAGACGCAAACCAACCGCTATGAGGGCGAGAAGGAGAGAGTCGGGCCACCTATGGCTATACCAATTTTGCTTCACGAGACCCTGCTGAGCAGCGCGGGGCGGGCCCCTTCATCACCGGCGGTCAGCTACCGGGATTCTTCACACGACTATGACACCCTTGCCACTGCCTGCCAAAGCGTGGCCGCAGCGCTGCGCGAATGCGGCCTGCTGCGTCAGGAGCGGGTGGCCGTCTACCTCGACAAGCGACCCGAGACGGTGCAGGCCTTGTTCGGTGCGGCAATGGCCGGAGGGGTCTTCGTCCCCGTCAATCCGCTGCTGAAGGCTGACCAGGTCGCCTACATCCTGCGCGACTGCAATGTCCGTATCCTGGTGACCACCGCTGACCGGCTCAAGGCGATCCGCCAGGCGCTGGTCCAGTGCCCCGACCTGCACACCGTCCTGGTCGTGGGCCGTTCGGACACCCTCGGCGAAGAGGAGCCTCCCTACCGGGTCCACGACTGGTACGACGTGGTCTCTACAGCAGGGCCGGCTCGGCCGCATCGCGTGATCGACAGCGACATGGCCGCCATCCTCTATACCTCCGGCAGTACCGGTCAGCCCAAGGGGGTGGTGCTCTCCCACCGCAATATGGTTGCCGGTGCCCAGAGCGTGGCCAGCTACCTGGACAACCGGCCCGAGGACCACCTGCTGGCCGCACTGCCTTTCAGCTTCGATTACGGCCTCAGCCAGCTCACGACGGCCTTCTTGACCGGTGCGCAGGTGTCGCTGCTGAACTACCTGCTGCCGCGGGATGTGATCAGAGCGGTGGAAAAGCAGGGAATCACCGGCCTGGCGGCGGTCCCCCCATTGTGGATCCAGTTAGCACAGCTGGAGTGGCCGGACGCGGCGCGCAAGACCCTGCGCTACGTGACCAATTCCGGCGGTGCCATGCCCCTGAAGACCTTGGAGGCGCTCCGGGCGCAACTGCCCGCTACCCGCTTCTACCTGATGTACGGGCTCACCGAGGCCTTCCGCTCGACGTACCTGCCGCCGGAGGAGGTGGACCGACGGCCCGATTCCATGGGCAAGGCCATCCCCAATGCAGAGATCAGGGTGGTGCGTGAGGACGGCTCCCCGTGCGCCCCCGGCGAGCCGGGCGAGCTGGTGCACCGGGGGGCGTTGGTGGCCATGGGCTACTGGAACGACCCGGAACGGACCGCGCAGCGCTTCCGTCCGGCGCCGGGCCAGCCGGGCGGCTTGCCGCAAAAGGAATTGGCGGTCTGGTCGGGCGATACCGTACGCATGGACGAGGAGGGGTTTCTCTACTTCATCGGTCGACGCGATGAGATGATCAAGACCTCGGGTTATCGGGTGAGCCCGAACGAGGTGGAGGAAGCCGTCTATGGCACCGGGCTTGTCGCCGAGGCCGCCGCGCTCGGGGTGCCGCACCCGGTGCTGGGGCACGGCATCGTTTTGGTCGTGTTGCCGCGCTCCACCGGCGTGACCGCGGAGGAGCTTTTGAATGCCCTGCGGCCCCGGGTACCGGCATTCATGTTGCCCGCTCACGTGGAGCTTCGGCAACAACCCCTGCCGCGTAACGCCAATGGCAAGATCGACCGCAAGGGGCTATCCACCGACTTCACCGACCTGTTTCAGGAGAACGCTGCACCGTGAATGGACAACGCCCTTGCCATGCGCCCATGGACCAGTTCGAGGTTGCCGACGGCATGCTGCAGGTGGGTGGCCGCCCGCTCTCCGATCTGGTGCAGCAGGCCGGCGGTACGCCCTTCTACGCCTACGACCGTCGCCTGATGACCCGGCGTGTCGCGGCGTTGCGCCAGACCCTGCCAGAGGGGATTGCGCTTCACTACGCGATCAAGGCCAACCCCATGCCTGCCGTGGTCCAGCATATGGCCGGCCAGGTTGACGGTCTCGATGTGGCCTCGGCGGGGGAGTTGCGGGTGGCGTTGGATGCCGGGGTGTCCGCGGCGGATATCAGCTTCGCCGGCCCCGGTAAGACGGACGATGAACTGGCCGCGGCCGTAGCCGCGGGTATCACCATCAACCTGGAGTCGGCCACCGAGCTGGAGCGGCTGGCCGCCATCGCGGAGAAGATCGGTCACCGACCCCATGTGGCGGTGCGGGTGAATCCCGACTTCGAGCTCAAGACCTCCGGGATGAAGATGAGCGGCGGGGCCAAGCCGTTCGGCGTGGATGCGGAGGCGGTGCCGGCGTTGCTCAAACGCATTGCGGCGCTGGATGTGCATTTTCGCGGTTTTCACATCTTTTCCGGGTCACAGAATCTGCGGGCCGAGGCCCTGGTGGAGGCCCAGGGCCTGACCCTGGACCTGGCGCTCCGGCTGGCGGACGATGCGCCCGGCCCGGTGGAGATGCTGAATATCGGCGGTGGCTTTGGCATCCCCTATTTCCCGGGCGACCGCCGGCTGGATCTGGCGCCGGTCAGTGAGCAGCTTGAAGCGCGGCTCCCGGCGGTGCGGGAGCGCCTCCCGGGGGTGGAGATCATCCTGGAGCTGGGGCGTTACCTGGTCGGCGAGGCCGGCATCTACGTGGCGAAGGTAGTGGACCGCAAGGTCTCCCGCGGCCGCACATTCCTGGTCACCAACGGGGGGTTGCATCACCATCTGGCGGCATCCGGCAACTTCGGCCAGGTCATCCGCAAGAACTACCCGGTCGCCGTCGGCAATCGCATGGATGCCAGCGCCAGCGAGACAGTGGATGTGGTGGGGCCGTTGTGCACGCCGTTGGATATCCTCGCCCAGCAGGTGGACCTGCCGCCGGCGCAGCCCGGTGACTGGATCGTGGTGTACCAGTCCGGTGCCTACGGTTACACCGCGAGCCCGACGCGGTTCCTGGGGCATCCGGAACCGCTGGAGTTGCTCGTTTGAGTAAGGGGGCAAGCCGTCTTGGGGGGGGGGAGGGGCGTGTAATTAAAATAGTAATAGAGTGGATGTGGAGTACTGCCGCCTATCGAATGCCGAAGCATTCGCAGTATGCGGAGAAGTAGGCTATTTAATTTAAAGATACGGGTTTCGTCCGTCGGCTAGCCGGCGATGCACAAAGGGTCTCTCGAGAGATCCAAAGGGCCGGTTATATGATTAATGCTTGGGTCATGAGGGTGTGTTGGTGAGGGATAAGACAGTCTTGATACTTGGTTGCTTTCCTAGGATTTCTGTTCCTATAGCGCAGTGCCTAAAAAATCATGGGTTTGATGTCTATGTCGGTGATATTGGCAGCAATCCACGCAATCTATACTCAAATTATATTGATGGATTATTTAAGTTTTCTTCTCCAGAAAGAAGTGGCGACTGTTTTCTTAGTGAGATTGTTCGTTTTATTGATGAGTTTCAAGTTGATTTTGTTGTTCCTGTTAGTGATGGTGAGTTGAGTGCGCTTGCTAAATATGAAGATCAACTTCGGAGCAGAGCTGTGTTGCTGCTCCCAGAGGCCAGAAAAGTGCGCGCAGTTTTGGATAAGGCTGAAACTTTGAGGTTGGCGAAAAACCTTAGCATCCCTGCGCCCGAGACATTCTATGTGAGTGGAGAGGACGACCTTGACGTGGTCTGTGAAAATGCGTCGTTTCCAGTCGTTGTGAAGCCATCTGACAGGAGTGTGGCGACGCCATTGAGGGCTCGCCATGCAAAAAATGAAGCAGATCTCAGGGCGATTTTATTGCCTCATATCGGGTCAAAAATAATGTGGCTTGTTCAAGAGTACTTGCCCGGTCAGGGGGTTGGTGTCGAAGTCCTTTTTTGGAATGGAGAGGCGCGCGTTATCTTTCAACATAGACGGTTAAAAGAGCTTCCTGTGACAGGAGGGGTAGCTGTGCGCTGTATCAGTGAGAAGCCTGATCAAAAAATGGTAGCATATGCACTATCTTTGCTTTCAGAAATTGGCTGGGAAGGACTTGCAATGGTTGAGTTTAGGCAGGACCCAGTGACTGGTAGGGTTGGGCTAATGGAGATAAATGGTAGGTGTTGGGGGTCAATTTCTCTTCCTATAAAATGCGGTATAGAATTTCCATACTATGCTGTAATTCTTGCCTCTGGCGAAGAAATAGAATTTCCAGAACGCTATCCTTTGGGTCAAAAAATGAGGTGGCTTTCTGGGGATTTGGAAAGGTCGCTACAGCTGCTTGCCCAAGTGCGCCATGGAGAAGCGACGCTAGGTTGTTTTTTTAGGGATGCGTCCATTTCCTTTTCTGACTTTTTTGGGGACACCAAAGATGCCCTGTGGTCGTGGAGAGACCCCTGCCCAGCCATGGAAGATTTGAGATTTTTTCTTAGGGGGTTGATTCGCAGGGTGGTAAAAAAGTTTTGATTAATGTTAGGTTTTTGGTTAGTGAGTATGTCGTATATTAGTTCCTTCCTCTGCATTCGTATAGGCTTGAAAATGGCGTGGGCGCGGTGATGCGAATGTTGGCTAAAAAATATTTTGGCAGCACTGTGGAATGTCAATGAGATATATTGAAAAAGGCGTAGTATTTTTATGTGATCTTGAGTCATTGGTTGGGGTTGTTAGCCAACCTGACCAGCCTGCGGAGCTGGGTGTGATTATATTAGTAGGTGGGCCTCAGTATCGTGTAGGCGCACATAGGCAGTTTGTCCGTTTGGCCCGCTGTCTCGCCGCGAACGGTATCTCCTGCATGCGTTTCGACTACCGGGGCATGGGAGACGCCTCGGGTGCGGAGCGTGGCTATGGTCGGGTGCTGCCGGATATTGGGGCCGCGCTGGCGGCCTTTCAGGCCCAGGTGCCTCAGGTGCGGCGGGTTGTGCTCTGGGGGCTGTGTGGTGGTGCCAGCGCGGCCTGCCTGTACCGGGTGACCGACGACCGGGTGGCAGGCCTTATCCTGGTGAACCCCTGGCTGGATGTGGAGGAGGCCCGGGCGAAGGTCCGGCTGAAGCACTACTACGCCCGCCGACTGCTCGCGGGGGATTTCTGGAAGAAGGCCCTGAGAGGCGGCCTGAGCGTCGGGGCTTCGGCAAAGGGCCTGCTGGGTAC
Encoded proteins:
- a CDS encoding acyl-CoA ligase (AMP-forming), exosortase A system-associated, which encodes MPILLHETLLSSAGRAPSSPAVSYRDSSHDYDTLATACQSVAAALRECGLLRQERVAVYLDKRPETVQALFGAAMAGGVFVPVNPLLKADQVAYILRDCNVRILVTTADRLKAIRQALVQCPDLHTVLVVGRSDTLGEEEPPYRVHDWYDVVSTAGPARPHRVIDSDMAAILYTSGSTGQPKGVVLSHRNMVAGAQSVASYLDNRPEDHLLAALPFSFDYGLSQLTTAFLTGAQVSLLNYLLPRDVIRAVEKQGITGLAAVPPLWIQLAQLEWPDAARKTLRYVTNSGGAMPLKTLEALRAQLPATRFYLMYGLTEAFRSTYLPPEEVDRRPDSMGKAIPNAEIRVVREDGSPCAPGEPGELVHRGALVAMGYWNDPERTAQRFRPAPGQPGGLPQKELAVWSGDTVRMDEEGFLYFIGRRDEMIKTSGYRVSPNEVEEAVYGTGLVAEAAALGVPHPVLGHGIVLVVLPRSTGVTAEELLNALRPRVPAFMLPAHVELRQQPLPRNANGKIDRKGLSTDFTDLFQENAAP
- a CDS encoding pyridoxal-dependent decarboxylase, exosortase A system-associated, with amino-acid sequence MDQFEVADGMLQVGGRPLSDLVQQAGGTPFYAYDRRLMTRRVAALRQTLPEGIALHYAIKANPMPAVVQHMAGQVDGLDVASAGELRVALDAGVSAADISFAGPGKTDDELAAAVAAGITINLESATELERLAAIAEKIGHRPHVAVRVNPDFELKTSGMKMSGGAKPFGVDAEAVPALLKRIAALDVHFRGFHIFSGSQNLRAEALVEAQGLTLDLALRLADDAPGPVEMLNIGGGFGIPYFPGDRRLDLAPVSEQLEARLPAVRERLPGVEIILELGRYLVGEAGIYVAKVVDRKVSRGRTFLVTNGGLHHHLAASGNFGQVIRKNYPVAVGNRMDASASETVDVVGPLCTPLDILAQQVDLPPAQPGDWIVVYQSGAYGYTASPTRFLGHPEPLELLV
- a CDS encoding carboxylate--amine ligase; this encodes MRDKTVLILGCFPRISVPIAQCLKNHGFDVYVGDIGSNPRNLYSNYIDGLFKFSSPERSGDCFLSEIVRFIDEFQVDFVVPVSDGELSALAKYEDQLRSRAVLLLPEARKVRAVLDKAETLRLAKNLSIPAPETFYVSGEDDLDVVCENASFPVVVKPSDRSVATPLRARHAKNEADLRAILLPHIGSKIMWLVQEYLPGQGVGVEVLFWNGEARVIFQHRRLKELPVTGGVAVRCISEKPDQKMVAYALSLLSEIGWEGLAMVEFRQDPVTGRVGLMEINGRCWGSISLPIKCGIEFPYYAVILASGEEIEFPERYPLGQKMRWLSGDLERSLQLLAQVRHGEATLGCFFRDASISFSDFFGDTKDALWSWRDPCPAMEDLRFFLRGLIRRVVKKF
- a CDS encoding hydrolase 1, exosortase A system-associated, with the translated sequence MRYIEKGVVFLCDLESLVGVVSQPDQPAELGVIILVGGPQYRVGAHRQFVRLARCLAANGISCMRFDYRGMGDASGAERGYGRVLPDIGAALAAFQAQVPQVRRVVLWGLCGGASAACLYRVTDDRVAGLILVNPWLDVEEARAKVRLKHYYARRLLAGDFWKKALRGGLSVGASAKGLLGTARVARKGHGQPADAVAQTDDIYPGDMLRALQAGGGRSAVFLSGRDYVARTFEEAMAGHPAFAELEQAGAVEVCRFPSADHTFSSAAAMHQVEEASLEWIQAFQGLEPEPATPPAAGEQAR